The Pseudomonadota bacterium DNA segment GGCAGTCGCCGACGGCGGCGCCGGCGATGTCCGCGGAGCCGTGTCCCGCGATCGGGCGCACCTCGAGCGGATCCCCTGCCGAGAGCTCGCCGCGGACGAACCACGCGCGATCCGTCTTCTTGCGGAGATCGGCCGAGAGCCGCGCGCGGATCGTGCGCGGCCCCGTCGTCGCGAACCCCATCCGCCGTCGCAGCGCCGGCTCGACGAGGATCCGCACGACCGTCATGGCGGACGCCGGGTTGCCGGGGAGCGCGAACAGGATCGTCCCGCCGCGCGTGCCGAAGACGGTCGGCTTGCCGGGCTTGATCGCCACGCGGCGGAAGCCGATCTCGACGCCTGCCGCGCCGAGGGTGTCCTCGACGTAGTCGAACGCGCCCTCGGACACCCCACCGGTCATGAGGACGACGTCGTGCTCGAGCGCCACCGCGAGCGCCTCGCGGATCGACGGCGGATCGTCCGGGACCACGCCGAGGACGGCGGGCTCGAGGCCGAGCCCGCGGCAGAACGCCGCGAGCGCGGGGCCGTTCACGTTGCGGATCTGTGAGGGGCCGGGCACGACCGAGGGCGGCACGAGCTCGTCGCCCGTGGACAGCACGGCGACGCTCGGCAGCGGCCCCGCGGGCACGGGATCGCACCCCACGGCCGCGAGCAGCGATATCTCCTCGACGCCGATCGCCGTCCCCGCGCGCAGCACCTTTGCGCCGGCGCGGAGGATCTGCCCCCGCGGGCTCACGTTGTCGCCCGTCGCGACCGCGCGCTCGACGGTCACCGCCGCCGCGCCGAAGCCCGATGTCCACTCGACCTGCACGACCGCGTCGGACCCCTCGGGGACGGGCGCGCCGGTCATCACCGCGGCGGCTTCGCCCGCGCCGATGCGGCGGCCGAGCGCGCCGCCGGCCGGCACCGTGCCGACAACGGTCAGCGAGATCGGCGTGTTCGCGACGTCCGCGGCCCGGACCGCGAAGCCGTCCATGGCCGAGCGATCGAAGGGC contains these protein-coding regions:
- a CDS encoding molybdopterin molybdotransferase MoeA — encoded protein: MTTSDSTARSDGGMIDYADALRSSLERTPRASGRCDVPLSEALGRALAEDVRSDVDVPPFDRSAMDGFAVRAADVANTPISLTVVGTVPAGGALGRRIGAGEAAAVMTGAPVPEGSDAVVQVEWTSGFGAAAVTVERAVATGDNVSPRGQILRAGAKVLRAGTAIGVEEISLLAAVGCDPVPAGPLPSVAVLSTGDELVPPSVVPGPSQIRNVNGPALAAFCRGLGLEPAVLGVVPDDPPSIREALAVALEHDVVLMTGGVSEGAFDYVEDTLGAAGVEIGFRRVAIKPGKPTVFGTRGGTILFALPGNPASAMTVVRILVEPALRRRMGFATTGPRTIRARLSADLRKKTDRAWFVRGELSAGDPLEVRPIAGHGSADIAGAAVGDCLIHAPREKALLERGAAVDVVVWGRSW